Proteins found in one Bacillus subtilis subsp. subtilis str. 168 genomic segment:
- the pyrF gene encoding orotidine 5'-phosphate decarboxylase (Evidence 1a: Function from experimental evidences in the studied strain; PubMedId: 10681442, 11390694, 22720735; Product type e: enzyme) encodes MKNNLPIIALDFASAEETLAFLAPFQQEPLFVKVGMELFYQEGPSIVKQLKERNCELFLDLKLHDIPTTVNKAMKRLASLGVDLVNVHAAGGKKMMQAALEGLEEGTPAGKKRPSLIAVTQLTSTSEQIMKDELLIEKSLIDTVVHYSKQAEESGLDGVVCSVHEAKAIYQAVSPSFLTVTPGIRMSEDAANDQVRVATPAIAREKGSSAIVVGRSITKAEDPVKAYKAVRLEWEGIKS; translated from the coding sequence ATGAAAAACAACCTGCCCATCATCGCGCTTGATTTTGCGTCAGCTGAAGAAACACTTGCGTTCTTAGCGCCTTTTCAGCAAGAACCGTTATTTGTAAAGGTTGGGATGGAGCTTTTTTATCAAGAAGGGCCATCTATCGTGAAACAACTAAAAGAAAGAAACTGCGAGCTATTTTTAGATCTAAAGCTTCATGACATCCCGACTACTGTAAACAAAGCGATGAAGCGCCTTGCCAGTCTTGGAGTAGACCTCGTCAATGTTCATGCTGCCGGGGGCAAAAAAATGATGCAGGCAGCTCTCGAAGGCTTAGAAGAAGGTACGCCGGCTGGAAAAAAACGTCCGTCACTTATCGCGGTAACCCAGCTGACAAGCACATCTGAACAAATCATGAAAGATGAACTGCTGATCGAAAAGTCTCTGATTGATACGGTTGTGCACTACAGCAAACAGGCGGAAGAAAGCGGACTGGATGGAGTGGTCTGCTCTGTTCATGAAGCAAAAGCCATTTACCAAGCGGTGTCGCCTTCATTTCTGACTGTCACTCCGGGGATCAGAATGTCAGAGGACGCTGCGAATGACCAAGTTCGCGTAGCGACGCCTGCCATTGCAAGAGAGAAAGGTTCATCAGCGATTGTAGTAGGACGCTCGATTACAAAAGCGGAAGACCCGGTAAAAGCCTATAAGGCTGTCAGACTTGAATGGGAGGGAATCAAATCTTGA